In Corylus avellana chromosome ca2, CavTom2PMs-1.0, the following proteins share a genomic window:
- the LOC132172429 gene encoding uncharacterized protein LOC132172429, translating to MACYMPFNNRNLDICFFVFRPTVVLVDEFVDSLKHFSLCTESLGCVQNSILKSIHGNLIIWYGAWLKKSCENKELLSASLITMLSNMSSMAILMEHSFFDAYAGESRDGSSAARFYTGDTVSMIAAIASTGDIDDLSYACLTLFKARFLKMEGAAAGVCLRCQSKPRVACLYVWKSQQFCYSWIINSDQRRSMLPYFDRFSLDIKYDIYRVVYVSGDIVVNFQATSPTSMLGNGESKEGQVM from the exons ATGGCCTGCTATATGCCCTTCAACAACAGAAATTTGGATATTTGCTTTTTCGTCTTCAGGCCAACAGTTGTGTTGGTGGATGAATTTGTTGACTCTCtaaaacatttctctttgtgCACTGAGTCTCTTGGTTGTGTGCAGAACTCCATTCTTAAGAGCATCCATGGAAATTTG ATCATATGGTATGGAGCATGGCTGAAGAAATCTTGTGAAAACAAAGAGTTATTAAGTGCTAGCCTT ATCACAATGCTAAGCAATATGTCAAGCATGGCTATCTTAATGGAGCACAGCTTCTTCGATGCGTATGCCGGCGAATCAAGAGACGGCTCCTCGGCGGCAAGATTTTACACCGGCGACACGGTCTCGATGATTGCGGCGATCGCCTCTACAGGCGACATAGACGACCTCTCTTATGCATGCTTAACATTATTCAAAGCTCGGTTTCTAAAGATGGAAGGTGCAGCAGCAGGGGTGTGCCTGAGATGCCAAAGCAAGCCAAGAGTGGCATGCCTATATGTGTGGAAGTCTCAGCAATTTTGTTACTCATGGATAATTAACTCAGACCAGAGAAGGTCAATGCTGCCCTATTTTGATAGGTTTTCTCTTGATATCAAGTATGACATCTATAGGGTGGTCTATGTTAGTGGTGACATTGTAGTGAATTTTCAAGCTACCTCTCCTACTTCAATGTTAGGAAATGGAGAAAGCAAAGAAGGGCAGGTCatgtaa